The Coffea arabica cultivar ET-39 chromosome 9e, Coffea Arabica ET-39 HiFi, whole genome shotgun sequence genome has a window encoding:
- the LOC113709510 gene encoding protein SHORT ROOT IN SALT MEDIUM 1 isoform X4: MYSSRGNNSYGQQQPQQQQQPYPSQSAYTQNAPKISAKGSLPSLLEGRRGFNSSMADSPKFTSGDYVSSSGHAFGHKVDQLYSDRVSDYTPGDRHQYGDRHSIYIGRELPSEPASRYAESVAFVHKHQPEIYERTEQQSMLRQESVLKTQSLTSTSLGGNSRQADFLAARGNTLHRSAEDHYPIQDPIAYGGRMDPDPHSLSMLSGSSYGKNHSSSILGAGPHRNVDDLKFVQGSLDPGYGVSLPPGRDYGTGKRLQGMSIDSDYPNTMLLRGAHPMINDHKDDRVAYQRELERRGKEHHRDYSREREKDREREKEWEQEWQREREQERDRERERERKRERDRERERQLFIERREKEREREQHRKHEITVKRERTPARLSKERRGTSLTKDGRPSRQESPRHEALHRRHSPPKEKRRDYVCKVYSSRLVEVERDYLSLAKRYPRLFVSPECSKVVVNWPKVNVKLSLYTPVSFEHDFVEDDAAVERKVLLSGLPTCDLSKSEHGSTVWNSKMILMSGLSQNALEELSSGRSYEDRIPHFCNMLRFAVLRRDNSLMAIGGRWDSTDGGDPSVDDSSLVRTVLRYAKDVAHLDLKNCKSWNRFLEIHYDRVGKDGIFSHKEVTVLYVPDLSECLPSLDAWRDQWLAHKKTFFEREQLQTLRKQKSGENKTGTQGSHSDKVEDVKDAKGQGLPHENKETSLSGEVTHVHNDELHGSNDKGNVAEKDCQMTDQNVRNKEGLESVQGGSDLMKEDKQESMQTVDTIVPGKKKIVRKVVKQKVAKKDNLETAGKQADLLGGKDSGEKPADPEVPGQQDSSSANVSEIKTFKRKKIIKKVVVGKAAERVDGQLMPEGIQGKSLNELECAEDKASFKPDGGNTMVAQCAGAKTAVKKKIIRRVPKKKASAKDGNNDATDAGTKKGNVKDEKLIQDNNEDQIKEAQTSGINSKQSTDMNIGNYISSTIETEAVNAEKQEKKIEMRADQVDVSESKTGIDRQKIPEGDDHAKAKEREHLKDEKERRGRDEKDDSNKLKKELKEKRSSDEAPRHPGLIIQTKGSKDLKLQSLSLSLDSLLDYNEKATEESTFELSLFAESLYEMLQYEMGSRLLTFLQKLRVRFVSKRNQRKRQREEDCTKKGEEKPTGRRQKRDGTIEDVKFNKTETDEVVSPEGKGSIVNETTTPFVTEDVKKNETNEEEDPEEVEELSDVPQHDLANEKNSQVGKMDVDVKSRKDAVGPKDQKDTANVVAQQTKPDLVQGSEEKIGKTDINNQGRNKVDKDLLQAFRFFDRNRVGYIRVEDMRFIIHNLGKFLSHRDVKELVQSALLESNTGRDDRILYDKLVNISDMLNQ; the protein is encoded by the exons GCCCCCAAGATCAGTGCTAAAGGATCCCTTCCATCTCTATTGGAAGGTCGTAGGGGTTTTAACTCATCTATGGCAGACTCACCTAAATTCACTTCTGGTGACTATGTGTCTTCATCTGGCCATGCATTTGGCCATAAAGTTGATCAGTTGTATTCAGATAGAGTTTCTGATTACACACCTGGGGATAGGCACCAATATGGTGATCGGCATAGCATTTATATAGGAAGGGAATTGCCGAGTGAACCTGCTTCTAGATATGCTGAATCAGTTGCCTTTGTTCATAAGCATCAG CCTGAGATATATGAACGCACGGAACAACAATCAATGCTAAGGCAAGAATCAGTGCTGAAAACCCAGTCACTAACATCTACTTCCCTTGGTGGAAATTCTAG ACAAGCTGATTTCCTTGCTGCAAGGGGCAACACTCTTCATCGTTCAGCTGAGGATCATTATCCAATTCAAGATCCTATTGCTTATGGTGGGAGAATGGATCCTGATCCTCACAGTTTATCAATGTTAAGTGGTTCATCCTACGGAAAAAATCATTCTTCATCAATCTTAGGAGCAGGACCTCACAGAAATGTGGATGATCTCAAGTTTGTTCAGGGTTCTTTAGATCCTGGCTATGGAGTAAGCCTGCCTCCTGGAAGGGATTATGGAACAGGGAAGCGGCTTCAAGGCATGTCCATAGATTCGGATTATCCAAATACTATGTTGTTGCGTGGTGCTCATCCAATGATTAATGATCATAAAGATGATAGGGTTGCATATCAAAGGGAGCTTGAACGAAGGGGCAAAGAACATCATAGGGATTATTCACGTGAGCGAGAGAAAGAtagagaaagggaaaaagaatgGGAACAAGAATGGCAACGAGAGCGAGAGCAAGAGCGTGATCGAGAACGGGAACGAGAAAGGAAACGGGAGCGGGatagggagcgtgaaaggcagcTTTTTATTGAGCGTAGGGAGAAGGAAAGAGAACGAGAACAACATCGCAAACATGAAATAACAGTTAAACGTGAGCGAACTCCTGCGAGACTCTCAAAGGAGCGTCGAGGTACATCCTTGACAAAAGATGGTAGACCTTCACGACAAGAATCTCCACGTCATGAAGCTCTGCATAG GCGTCATTCACCTCCtaaagagaaaaggagagatTACGTTTGCAAG GTTTATTCTTCTAGGTTGGTAGAAGTAGAGAGGGATTATTTGTCACTGGCTAAACGATACCCCCGGCTTTTTGTATCACCAGAATGTTCAAAG GTGGTTGTTAATTGGCCAAAGGTGAATGTGAAGCTTTCTTTGTACACTCCTGTCAG CTTTGAGCATGACTTTGTTGAAGATGATGCTGCGGTTGAACGCAAGGTATTGCTTTCTGGACTGCCTACTTGTGATCTGTCAAAATCAGAGCACGGAAGTACGGTGTGGAATTCCAAG ATGATTTTGATGAGCGGTCTAAGCCAAAATGCTTTAGAAGAGCTCTCATCTGGAAGAAGCTATGAAGATCGCATACCACATTTCTGCAATATGCTCAGATTTGCTGTTCTTAGAAGGGATAACTCTTTGATGGCAATTGGAGGCCGCTGGGATTCTACTGATGGCGGAGATCCATCTGTTGATGACTCTTCTTTGGTTCGAACAGTTCTTAG ATATGCAAAGGATGTGGCTCATCTTGACTTGAAAAATTGCAAGAGCTGGAATCGTTTTCTTGAG ATACACTATGACAGGGTAGGAAAGGATGGGATTTTCAGTCATAAAGAGGTCACTGTACTGTATGTTCCTGATCTATCTGAATGTCTCCCTTCATTGGATGCTTGGCGAGACCAGTGGCTGGCTCACAAAAAGActttctttgagagagagcagCTGCAAACCCTCAGAAAACAG AAATCTGGAGAAAACAAGACCGGCACTCAAG GGTCTCATTCAGATAAGGTAGAGGATGTGAAAGATGCCAAAGGACAAGGCCTGCCACatgaaaacaaagaaacttcATTGTCTGGAGAGGTAACACATGTTCATAATGACGAGCTACATGGAAGCAATGATAAAGGGAATGTGGCAGAGAAAGACTGCCAAATGACTGACCAAAATGTTAGGAATAAAGAAGGGCTTGAAAGTGTCCAAGGTGGCAGTGATCTTATGAAAGAGGATAAACAAGAAAGTATGCAGACAGTTGATACCATAGTGCCtggaaagaagaaaattgtaaGGAAGGTTGTTAAACAGAAAGTTGCAAAAAAGGATAATCTGGAAACAGCAGGTAAACAGGCTGATTTACTGGGTGGAAAAGATAGTGGGGAGAAACCTGCAGATCCAGAAGTTCCCGGTCAACAGGATAGCTCATCTGCTAATGTTTCAGAGATTAAAACGTTTAAGAGAAAGAAAATCATTAAAAAGGTTGTGGTTGGTAAAGCTGCAGAGAGAGTAGATGGTCAATTGATGCCTGAAGGGATTCAGGGAAAATCTTTGAACGAACTTGAGTGTGCTGAAGACAAGGCAAGCTTTAAACCAGATGGAGGCAATACCATGGTGGCCCAATGTGCTGGTGCAAAGACAGCtgtgaagaagaaaataattagaAGGGTGCCTAAAAAAAAGGCAAGTGCTAAGGATGGCAACAATGATGCCACTGATGCTGGCACTAAGAAAgggaatgtgaaggatgaaaagtTGATTCAGGATAATAATGAGGACCAAATTAAGGAGGCTCAAACTTCAGGAATTAACAGCAAACAGTCAACTGATATGAACATAGGAAACTATATTAGCTCTACAATAGAAACAGAAGCTGTGAATGCTGAGAAGCAAGAAAAAAAGATAGAGATGAGGGCTGACCAAGTAGATGTTTCTGAGTCCAAAACAGGGATAGACAGGCAAAAGATTCCTGAGGGTGATGATcatgcaaaagcaaaagaaagggaaCACTTGAAAGATGAGAAAGAGAGGAGAGGTCGAGATGAAAAGGATGACTCAAACAAACTCAAGAAAGAGTTGAAGGAAAAGAGAAGCAGCGATGAGGCCCCTCGCCATCCTGGGTTGATTATTCAAACAAAAGGGAGCAAGGATTTAAAG TTGCAGTCCTTGTCACTCTCTCTGGATTCACTTTTGGATTATAACGAAAAGGCTACTGAAGAATCAACATTTGAG CTTTCATTATTTGCTGAATCACTGTATGAGATGCTTCAATATGAAATGGGTTCTCGGCTGTTGACTTTTCTTCAG AAACTGCGGGTTAGATTTGTGAGTAAGAGGAACCAAAGGAAGAGACAGAGGGAAGAAGACTGTACAAAGAAAGGTGAGGAGAAACCAACAGGCAGGCGACAAAAAAGAGATGGCACTATTGAAGATGTTAAATTCAATAAAACTGAAACTGATGAGGTAGTAAGTCCAGAGGGAAAAGGATCAATTGTCAATGAGACTACTACGCCTTTTGTGACAGAAGatgtgaagaaaaatgaaaccaATGAAGAGGAAGACCCTGAGGAAGTGGAGGAACTTTCAGATGTCCCACAGCATGACTTGGCTAATGAG aaaaattctcaagttGGCAAGATGGATGTTGATGTGAAAAGTAGAAAGGATGCTGTTGGTCCAAAAGATCAGAAGGATACTGCTAATGTTGTTGCCCAACAGACAAAGCCTGATTTAGTTCAAGGCAGTGAGGAGAAAATTGGAAAGACAGATATAAACAATCAAGGAAGAAATAAAGTTGACAAGGACCTGTTGCAG GCTTTCAGATTTTTCGACCGGAATCGTGTTGGGTATATAAGG GTTGAAGATATGAGATTTATCATCCATAACTTGGGGAAGTTCCTCTCGCACAGAGATGTAAAG GAACTTGTGCAAAGTGCCCTTCTAGAGAGCAACACTGGGAGGGATGATCGGATTCTCTATGATAAGCTGGTCAATATATCAGATATGCTGAATCAATGA